In Dermacentor silvarum isolate Dsil-2018 unplaced genomic scaffold, BIME_Dsil_1.4 Seq481, whole genome shotgun sequence, the following proteins share a genomic window:
- the LOC119435148 gene encoding isocitrate dehydrogenase [NADP] cytoplasmic-like, producing MEKHMCGPVIEMWGDDMARVVWDLVRPPRRSRYNVGGVKCAIITAEKDVLEKCHLKRTWMLPNGAIRSALGGDVSRKPMVYRHIPPLVKQWRRPIIIARHAFSDQYNGQDFVVPGPGTLQIKYSPTVGASYNIH from the exons CATGTGCGGGCCCGTGATCGAGATGTGGggcgacgacatggcgcgcgtcgtctgggaccTGGTCCG GCCACCCAGGCGCTCGAGGTACAACGTGGGCGGCGTCAAGTGCGCCATCATCACGGCCGAGAAGGACGTTCTCGAGAAGTGCCACTTgaagcgcacgtggatgttgccCAACGGCGCCATTCGCAGCGCCCTCGGCGGTGACGTCTCCCGGAAGCCGATGGTCTACCGCCACATCCCTCCGCTCGTGAAGCAGTGGCGCAGGCCCATCATCATCGCGCGCCACGCGTTCAGCGACCAGTACAACGGCCAGGACTTCGTGGTCCCCGGACCAGGCACGCTCCAGATCAAATACTCGCCCACCGTGGGAGCTTCCTATAACATTCAC